AGGTTATTTGCAGGTAATAGAATATTGTCGGGAACGGTTATTTGCTCCTGCATTCCGCCATCGGTATGAATGCCCAAAACTTTAATATTTGTGCAACAATTGGTTTTTCCATTTCTACAGGCAATGCATTCACCACAACTTACGTAGGGCATCACCACAACATTATCTCCAGCTTTAATGCCTTTTGGGTTCTCGCCAATTTCTAAAACGACCGAAGCCAATTCGTGACCTAGTATTCTAGGATAGGTGAAAAAAGCTTGATTGCCACCATAGGCATGTAAATCGGTACCACAGATACCTACTTTGTTTATTTGTAATAAGGCTTCTCCTTCTTTTCTAACTGGAGCTTCTTTTTCTTTTAATAAAAATTCCCCTGGTTTTTCGCATACTATATATTTCATGTGATAATATTTATTGTTTTTTATCGGTCACATGTAACTTCCAAATAATCATTTTCTTGAGAATCAAGAATTCGTTATGGAAGTTTCATGATGTATAATAAATTTATTTTAAACTCATAAGAGCACATCAGTTATAGATGTACTCTTATTTACTAAACAAAAATTTTAAAAACTAACTACTAAATTGTTTTTTATAAGGTTAACTCTAAGACAAAAGCAAAATCTCCAGATTTTTGAGATGGCATTTCAACAGTCAAACCATTATCGTCTTGAGACCATTTTAAAGTCTCATCACTACCTAACATTCTAACATTAGATACTTTATCTTCTGAAGATTTAACAGATTTAACAAGAACACTATTGTTTTCTGGCCACGCCATCATAATAGCATATACTTTGTTTCCTTTTTGTGTGAAACGAATATCCTGTCCTGTAAATTCTTTATTGCCTCCTTCTGAATGGTGACCAGTACCAACTTCTGTAGGACCTTCACCAAAGGTTTTCCAATATTTTGTATCGTAAATAGCTTCACCATTTATATCCAACCAACTACCAATTTGTAATAAGATTTCTTTTTGGTCTTCTGGAATGGTGCCATCTGCTTTAGGACCTACGTTTAAAAGTAAGTTTCCGTTTTTAGAAACAATATCAATTAAATCATCAATTAAAGAATTAGCAGTTTTAGATTTCCAATTAGTAACATGAGACCATGAGTTTTTACCAATAGAAGTATCTGTTTGCCAAGGCAATTTTCTAATACCGGGAAGCTTGCCACGCTCTAAATCATAAATGACCGTGCCTTCCGGAAAAGCTTCATGATCAAAATTCTTATCGTTTATTACCACTTCTTTGCCCCATTCCATGCCTTTGTTATAATAGTAAGCGGCTATTTTTGGACGCATATCTGCATAATCGGGAATATCCAAGTAGAAATCAAACCAAAGGATATCGGGTTGGTAGTTGTCAATTAAATCAACGGTTCTGTCCCACCATGTTTGTTTGAATGCATCGGAAACCGGTTCTGTTATATCTTTTCCTTTAGAAGAATATAAATCAGCATATTGTGGGTCTGTGGTGTCAAAATGGTCTTTTTTATTGTAAAAGGACCAATTGAAAGCATAGTGGGAAGATGCTCCCATAATCAAACCTTTATCCCTGCCTTCTTTAAAAAGTTCCCCTAAGATATCACGTTTTGGCCCCATATCCACGGCGTTCCATCGCGTTGTGTTGGATTTGTACATGGCAAATCCATCATGATGGTCGGCTACAGGAATCACATATTTTGCTCCCGCCTTTTTAAATAAATCAATCCATTCTGCCGCATTGAATTTTTCACCTTTAAACATGGGGATAAAATCTTTATAGCCAAAGGTTTTTTGGTCGCCCCAGATTTTTTTATGATGGGTGTAAACTTCGTTAGGGCCTGTTTTTTGAGGTGTTAATTGTGCCGTAAATGTGGCCGTATCCATATACATTTGACGCGGGTACCATTCTGAACTATAAGCAGGCACAGAATAAGCGCCCCAATGAATAAAAATACCGAATTTTTGATTGTTAAACCATTCGGGGTCTTTATAGTTTTTTTTGATAGACTCCCAATTTGGTTCAAAAATTTGGGTGTTTTCAGTTTTATTTTCTGTTACTTTTTTTTCGTTTTTTTCACCACATCCCAAAATTAAAAAGGAAAGGGTTAATAAAATACAGGACTGTTTTCTTAAAAGCATGTTCAAAAATTTTGGTTAATTGTGATTAAAGTAAATTTACTAATGTGTTGGCTAAATTCCTGTTTTTACTTAAAAGCTGAAATATCGAATGTTTAAAACTCTACAACATATGGTTATTTCTCAGATTTTTTGATTAATCTTAACCTCTCGACTCAACATTTATAATAACTGAACTAACATGGCCACCTGAATCAGGAAAGGTGATTTTTACACTGTTTTCCCCTGCTATCAAAAGTTTATTGTCTATCGGAATACCAATAACACCAAAGAATCGTTGTCTCGCTAATTGGTCATAACCTGCCCAATTATTTGGTACTTCTATGGTTTTGCCATTAAGCGTTATAGTAGGTTTTTTACTCATATCATGAGACCTGCCAATCCCCATTTTGATATATGCTCTACCATTTTTAACAGCTTCAATATTCTTAAAGTTAAATGTGATGGTTTTGTTTTTCTCTATTGGTTGTAGATAGGTGTCTGTATAATAATTGTTTTCTTTTAAAGTATTATTAAATATAATAGGAGTAACATCACATTCTGCTATGATTGTTTCGCCAGGTTTTAGTTTAACTGAATCTATAGATGATTCGTTTGTAAAGTAAATTAATCTTGGAAATCCTGTAGCAGTGGTGTAAAGTCGTCTTAACGTGATGTTTTTTATATAATCTGTGCTGTTGTTTAAAAAGTTTAATACCACATCTTGATTCTCATCACTTAAATTATTTATAGCAATAAAAACTTTTCCCTCCTTTGAAAACCCATGTATCTGGATGTCGGGATTGTTTGATGCCACTTCTATGCGTTTTCCTTCAACACCTTTCCAAAGTTCATAAAATTTCTTCAGGTGTGTAAAAGTATATGAACCATCTTCCTCTTTCTTTTTAATAACCCAAGGATAAGGATAGCCATTAGGGTTTCCTTCTTTATTATCATAGAACCAAGTGGCTTTAGAAGTTATAAATGGAATGGCTTTAAGTAAACGGTCAGGTTTATCTAATAACTGCATTAAAATCTTATTA
The nucleotide sequence above comes from Flavobacteriaceae bacterium HL-DH10. Encoded proteins:
- a CDS encoding alpha-L-fucosidase; its protein translation is MLLRKQSCILLTLSFLILGCGEKNEKKVTENKTENTQIFEPNWESIKKNYKDPEWFNNQKFGIFIHWGAYSVPAYSSEWYPRQMYMDTATFTAQLTPQKTGPNEVYTHHKKIWGDQKTFGYKDFIPMFKGEKFNAAEWIDLFKKAGAKYVIPVADHHDGFAMYKSNTTRWNAVDMGPKRDILGELFKEGRDKGLIMGASSHYAFNWSFYNKKDHFDTTDPQYADLYSSKGKDITEPVSDAFKQTWWDRTVDLIDNYQPDILWFDFYLDIPDYADMRPKIAAYYYNKGMEWGKEVVINDKNFDHEAFPEGTVIYDLERGKLPGIRKLPWQTDTSIGKNSWSHVTNWKSKTANSLIDDLIDIVSKNGNLLLNVGPKADGTIPEDQKEILLQIGSWLDINGEAIYDTKYWKTFGEGPTEVGTGHHSEGGNKEFTGQDIRFTQKGNKVYAIMMAWPENNSVLVKSVKSSEDKVSNVRMLGSDETLKWSQDDNGLTVEMPSQKSGDFAFVLELTL